From the Helianthus annuus cultivar XRQ/B chromosome 17, HanXRQr2.0-SUNRISE, whole genome shotgun sequence genome, the window ttatttcacaactcgggttAAAATctcggtaatttacaataacaagattttactgagaaatctttatttttacaaaacatatttctttattttataatgagccactttcttaagcttgaaatgctccccagcacttttcctgaattacaatagatcacctgaaacatgtttgaaaaagttttgtcagcgggaaatactgagtgaatcattcagtttactaaaatgactcatttattataatttacagtattaagagtttttacacatgtttctgatatctaccaactacccacagtatttgtcactcgaccggatctgtgactgtggtcatatcaccattggctgccccaatgaatgacgtatatcacttaattttaggttcgcccacctaatgtgattaaaacagtagtaatgtgcacaataccccacataccggctgtaatttggtgattacataaacttaatcactgtaatttataattctgaaaataatttggagtattgtaacacaattgataaaaagagaatgactcacaaactgtgagaaaagagaatgactcacaaactgtgagaaaagagaatgactcacattgtagatttaacACGGGcggaatatgatttagccttgttaacctaatttaataataatgcacacaaaaccgggttagtgatcaatacagcagttacgataactcacgagatcaaattctcacaacgaacgacaaagtgcaatagttaaacatccatcgatttaacgacgaacgacaaagtataaccctatgtgggcggcacttaaacatccattggatatattgatcagacggaaaatgaatcgtaatagcgatcgagtgattaccctgttttgcggcagcaattcaatactcgtgtgtgtttaattgtaattCTATTGTGATATCTCGACGTACAGAAGGCTTTTGGCCGTCGTTTTAACTCcagaaagcaagtgccaatgtctcctatttatagtgatttttggacaggcttacggaccgtatggcatttccccttacggtccgtaaggggtgcagtctaattacataggctagctgggtacgggactagcttgcatgactcaTTTATAAAACGAATTTCAATCTGTACAACGAATATTATggataattatcactagggtttaaccccccttgagttttaggggccctgatcctgattccaattgttctggaaattttagggttagtgcagaattacttgggtgtctcaattagggttttcttattgactaattatcattctaattattgattttaatgagagttattaCAGCTAATCAGGTTGATTTCTTTAATTAGTTTAAATTGGGTATTTTTTATTTGAATACAAAATGTTGCGATTCTTCCTATACTGTATTACAAGTTTTAGAAACAAAAACCGTGCTTACAGTTTCGATTTTGATATGAATATTTCTTATAATTGTTCTTaaggttttgattttgatttagtTGCTATCAATATTTCAGTTCTGTTCAAGATTCCCTCTTGATAATTTTTGTTGTGTATTGTTAGGTGATTTTGGTTGTGTTAGTTTTTGGGATTAATAGTTCATAACATGTTTCACTCTAAAGGCAGCATTAACAACTAAATCTGCAGATTATGTTAAAATAAATGCTCATATTTTGTAGTCGATGCATTATCCTTCAGATGAAGGATTCCGTATGTTCTTATGCattttgatataggtttcttcgTTAGCTGTCATTTAATCTTATACAGTGAATTATTGCTTTTTTGGTTTGTGCTTTAGGTTCTAGAGGAGCCATCCGACACTCGTATTCTTGGCATTGAAGATTATATACAAACTCCGGGGGTATGTTTGACAGTGAACAAATTGAGAAATTTTGTTATCTGAATTTTCATTTAATAATGTGAATCTGATAACTAACATTATAATTGCAGGTAAGTAGCGGGAGGTTGTCGGTTGGTATGACGCCGAAAACTTTACGGCTTCCAAAACAGGGTGAGATGCTTCTGTCTGTCCATGGTTCGCCGCTTGGTGTTTACAAGGAAAATAACATGGATGCAATACACGGTAAgctattttcatttattttaattatCTTTTTCGTCAGTACAGATAATTTTTGCTATGCTGTATTGCTTCACACTCCTGCGAAATGTtatttggtttgtgttttgagaTAGACTTTTCAGTTAATGTAAGATTATTAACCATCATTTGATAATTCATCTGTAGATACTGCTATAATAATATTCATCGTATTAAAAATGTATGTTGCGTGTTGTTTTGTTATGCTTAAGCTATTCGGTTCAATTTATCAT encodes:
- the LOC110924747 gene encoding uncharacterized protein LOC110924747; its protein translation is MKDSVLEEPSDTRILGIEDYIQTPGVSSGRLSVGMTPKTLRLPKQGEMLLSVHGSPLGVYKENNMDAIHGKLFSFILIIFFVSTDNFCYAVLLHTPAKCYLILL